The Chiroxiphia lanceolata isolate bChiLan1 chromosome 3, bChiLan1.pri, whole genome shotgun sequence DNA segment AGTGATGAAGCAAACTCCTGTGGTGGCAGTTTCATAACATTCTCCAGCCAGAGGAGTCTGCATCATCCCACCATCACCACGAATTAAACCACTTAGAAGAAATGTCCACCTGTCTTTTTCCTCAGAAACTCACCATTTATTCTTTCTTGCTGTTACCCTTCAGTACAGTGTAACTTGCTTTACTTGAAGGATGTATAGACATGCGGTGTGTATGGAAAATGCAACAGAATTGAGGAGCTCCAGAAGAACACAcgaggaaaaagaaaacccccacaaaccaTTTAGTCTGTGGCAcgtcctcctgctgcagcaagaGAAACTTGCACCTCAGGATTTATTCACTATTTGCCCAGTTATGACTAAGCCCTCTCTAGCCATTGATTTTGTACTAGATTATTACCTGGTGTCCTTCATCACTAACACTGGACCAGAGGCAGGTagcacagcctgttccaaaTGAACAATATTTCTCTGATTGTTCTCTTTGAAAACGTTCCTAGAAGGGGGGCTCAGGTAACTGATTCCTGATTATAGAGTCTGGGCAGGAGCACCTGCCCTGCCTGGTGTGCTTCCACCTAGACGTAAATAGCCCGCTCATCAGCTTATGCATGGGCATTAGGGTTGAACTTGCAGTGAGAATACGCTTCCCAGGTGACCCAGATATCCTATGAGAAAACAAATAGTGACTGGACTACTGGAGATGCTAAAGGATAGAAGAATGCACATTATTGCTTCTAAAACATGTTAGAAAACAGACTATTTCTATTACGTATCTTCTTGCAAGATACTAATGCACTGTAGTAGTCCAGAGAAAAATTCTTCCCCCTGCTTCCTCAGAATTAAAGTTTTAAGAAAACTTCCTAGATAATGTTTCCataaaaacacttgaaaatatttgacCTTCAAGATTTCTTGCCTGATAACCAGTTTCAGGGCAACTCAAAAGCAGTCTCTTATAATAATGAAAGAGCTAAGTAACCCCCACTTAGGCAGTTTAACCTCTAGAACTCTTCTCTGAATCATTCAGAGCAATTCCAGTAGATCACCACAAAATGAGAAGGCTTTTGCCTTTAGTTTGCAGAACCATTTGCTGACAAACAGCACGCACACACTTGACCCTCTTTCATACCTGCTTTGTCCCAGAAATCAAGTCTATTAACTTGTTTCTCAAATTTCCAGTCAGGCAACTTAATGCTGCACTTTGGTGAAGCGTGTTTGTCCAAGACTCATTACCAGCTTGTGTTGTTCTAGGCAGTATCCAAACTCACTCAGGACAAAGTCAACTGATAGAGAAGATGAAATTTCTCACCTTTGACCCAAACTGAGCAACGTATTTTAAAGCCGTACTGGTAGTCGTTATCATTGTGGGTAGGACACTGTATTCAAGAACaacattttacagaaacagCATTTGTAGTAACATACCCCAAAAGAAGGCAGCCATGACACATTACTATTAGCCTGCAATGGCAACTGCAGAGCCTTTCTTTCCAGATAAAAGGAATCTTGGCATTAGAATACTTCCTTGTAAAAACATGTGAGCAGAGGTGCTGTTTTTCCACAGCTGGTCCAGAACTGCTCAATTGTTTGGACGACAGATCTATTTTAGGACATTTGTATATTAGATACAGAACTTGCCTATAGCTTGAGTTCCCCTCTCCCTACCTTAACAGGCTATACTATTCACTAAATTCCCCAGGTCAAACCCcacatttgttttctatttgttgTTCAAATGAACAATTTACAAGTAAAAGAAgacattagggaaaaaaaccaaaccacattTAACAATACCCACgatccttccttctcctttactCTTATCTGTCACAGTAGGAAAGACAAATGAGGAAACTGATGTGAACAAGCATAAGGGAAATATCTCTCAAAAGTGCTTCATGATGTGAGAGACCCTTTGTGGTGCAAATCTCGTCCTCATCTTAAAAACATATGACAGTAGAAATACTTCTGGGTAGTCCCGTCCCTGCAAAAGGTCAAATCTCACTGGAAACACTGATAGATGCTGCCGTTTTAAGATGGAAGTATGGAAAATTAACATGGCAAATCAAGATTTAGAATCAGTATTTGTaaaatttttcacagaagtgCAAGAAAAgtgaaactgttttaaaaataggttggaaaagcagaatttgatgCAATCTGTATTCACCAGCCCCTGTTTTTACAGGGaaatttaagaaggaaaagcatTAAATCAGAAAGGCTCTATTAAACCAGATTGTTACCAGATATACAGAAGAACCCACTGGTAAGTAGCACAAAATGGCCAGGCTTAAtggaaatttaaaattcagtaacaATTTATTTAGAGTAGGCAAGAACAAAACTACTTACATTAAACTTCTGTAGtggcattattttaaaaaatacaaaatgtttaaaaagagcAGCAAGTAATGAGGCAAAAGGCACAAACCAGGCTGATACAGCCATTGAAAATGACAGCAGCAAGACATAAAACGATTTTGCTTAAAAACTATGCTAAAACAATTTTATGTTTAAGCAAACATATTTACAGTTTTACAGGTGAGGTATCAAGCTATTTAATGTTTAACCCGTTAAATACAGGTGAGGTATCAAGCTATTTAATGTTTAACCCGTTAAATACTTTAGTGCAACAAGAGAACTATTAATGTTTCAGAAAGCCTATCTAGAAAACATTCCTAACTTTTCATGGCACAATGACTTTAGTACTCAACTGACTGGCCTCTTAGGTACTAACCACCAAGCTGACTGGCTTCCAAAAGGAGTAAAATAAAGACTGTCAACTAATGTAACATTTTAATCCTAATTTGACCTGTAAAGGACTGgaaatttaactgaaaaaatcATGAAGGGTTTTATGGCATGTCTAGGAACAGTCTTTACCAATATTGCTAGCAGCTTTTACTTACTAGTGTCAGGATATGGGGGTCAGTAACAGTTTAAATTCCATTTCAGAACAGGCACACAGGAATGTAACCACAGCTAAGCAAACTGAGCAAAGTAACTTTCAAGCAATGTTTTCAGCCCTGATTTATCTTTTTGAGACAGCTTTCTGCTGTTTCATGCAAGACAAGAATCAAGgtgttcatttattttagatTCCAAAACTTCAGTTTCGCAGACAGGACAACTGACATTTTTATCTTGCCTCACAGGATTGCTAGAACTTGCAGAGGACTGTGTAAATTCAGCTTTGGTTTTCATAGTTGTATTTATACTTGAAGTGACACCAGTACCcccttttttaatgaaatacttttcaaaGGCAGTTTTGTCTTCCATTTTTGGCCATTGCTGTGGTGTATTAACACATTCTaagctttttttctcagatgcAACCTGAGCTGTTGTTGTCTGCTCCAGACAAATTTGTTTGGGTGGCCGGCTGGGAGACGGCAGAGCCCTCTTGTTATTTGCAGAGCCTTGGTTTGATTTTAATTCCCTAATATGAGCCATTCTAGCAGGCAATCCACTATCATTCTCGTAATCTTCTGTGTTAGCAACGGAGAGTTTAGGAAACTCATGCTTTAAAGTTAAGTTGATCTTCTCACTGGCATCATCGGTATGAAGTGGAAAGATGCCACTATGGggtaatttttcaaattttatctcatttttagGGATTGGTCTTGTCCTTACTGCTGAATGATGCTGTGAACCATGTGCTTCACTGTTTCcaatgctgctgctggcatTTGTGTCTTTTTCTGAAAGTACATTGTCTCCTCCTCCAAGCCGGTAACCCATTCCACTAAAAGGCATCAGATCTTGAGTACCATGCATTTGTGTCTTGCCtgcaaaaagattaaaaaaaaaaattagtaacttTTCCGTTTAAAAATCACGGGCTCAGTATTTGACACGCTTCATACAAAACCTCTGCTACCTGAAAACAGTGCATCAAACAAAACTTTTTACAGACAATTCAGTTGAGAAGGAGCCtagaaatgcacaaaaaacCCAGGTCCTATTCTTTCCTAGATAACAGTAACATCTAAACAAAGCTTATGTAGTGGTTGGTCCATAAATGTTCCAAGAAAACGTTTGGGAAAAATcagtttggaaaaggaaaagaaataataaaataccttTGTTCTTTGACTTGAAATGTGGAAGTTTTGCTGTCTCAGTTTTATGCTTTGATTTCTTGGAGAACTTCTCTGGCTCTTTCACTTTTGTGAATGTGCCCCCACATGTCTTTTGATGGTCATCCCACCAGAGGTCGTGTGCAGAGGGTGCTCTGTTCATCGAGCGCTTCACATACCCAAAGTAAGGTCCTCTGTTTTGACAGGGGCCATTGCATCGCCACCAGTGCTGGCGGTACACATCAACCTCATCATAAAAGTTATGATAAATCtaagtaaaaaaccaaaacaaaacaataaaacgGTCATTCAGaaagtttctatttttatatcagtagcttacaatatttttttaaaaatccattaccgttccatttttttccactactGCTGTGATTTTTACATTACCAGTTAAAAGAGCTGGAGCCAGGTAAAATTTGATCAACATTTAGCTACCATTAaaacaaagcttaaaaaaaaaaggacaagatgTGTAGGAATATGTCCTGGCTATCTTGTTTGAACTGCAATAAAATCACTTTGGAAATCTATCTACAATTTCACCCTGAGCGACTAACTGTTTAGAATGCATTGCAAACCGTACCAGTATTCTCCTTTCAGCTACTACCTTAATTGATCTTCTCAGacacattattttaaagtatCGCCGACATAAGTATCATTAGCTTCTACTGATATAAATCTTAACTAAAATAGACTGTTCTTCCATAAATACTACTCTGAACATGGAGCTATTCTATCCCTGCTATCATTAAGCTGTTTCGAGTTTACCACaaaagcttaaagaaaaatacttacagAGAGTATACTTGAAAATTATACAACTAACAACTCACCACATCTTCCTCAACCTGTtcccaccactgtccccaaGAAAATAACTATGGAATTGGCACACACACTTGGAAGCGAATTTGTACTGGTACCAACTGTGGAGTGTATGGCAAGAACAAGCATATTACTCATACCACACTGGGCAACTAAAACACCAAATCAGGAAGAAGGCTCTATTAAATCAGGTTAAGAGGATTATGCTTACTGTGACATGGGCTCCAGTCAAGCGATTAATGCGATGCATGTGTTTGCAGAACTCTGGTCCATGAGATTCACGATCTTTGTAGTTATGAGTAACAAAGAGCAGGGCATGGATCATTTCATGCAACAGTGTCTGAAATTATGCAAATCATTAGATATTTACTGACGAGCATTACATATAGTTTCAAAATTAAACTGCAAGTATTTTAGTCCTCTACATGGATTGTGACTACGATCTTATCTTTGAGCATTCACATGTTCAGTCTGGGtcacaaaaaaataatactttgaCCTATAAAACCAAATTCCCATGCTATCAAAACATACTGGAGAATATTTCTACAATAAGTGACAttccaaaaagaagaaataatccTCAAACTTAAGTCACAAATTATTCCCTCTACAATCCAAAAAAAGAGCCACTTGTGAGAAAGCTGAAACTCTACAGCATTTCTGTTCATTAGGCAAATCTGAATGTTCAGTCAGCTCAAAGAAGCAGTTCTGACAGAGGCACAACAAGCAACACGAAGTCATGTTAACTGTCATATTCTATATCcatattttctgctgttgcCCCTTTCAAAATTACAGTCCATGTTTGTTTTGAACACTAAAGGATAATTTAGGAGTTAAAAACTTGgggtctttttttctctttataaagTCAGTAAAATAAACAAGTGACTTTAGACTCCTACTTGAAGTTGTCCATTTAGAAACATAAAACTAAAGACTACCATGATACTGCAACATAAGCCACACAAACATAATAGTAAAGCCACCACTATTTTATGATCTATAAGTTACTGTCTGTAAGAATCTCActaagaaatgtaaaatgttcATATGGAGCAAGGCAGGGGGGAGGCACAATAAATTTTAGGTGCAGATTCATGACCAATCTTCAAATACCTCAACGAGATCCTTCCTTGGTCTTAACTTTAGTAGTGGCTCACTCAGACGAATGGAACACAATCCACTTTTTTCATGATATGTACAGattccagcagagctgaaaagagaggcaagaagaaaatatgaaaatctaCTTGTTTCTgtaacacatgaaaaaaatggagaatttaAGTTAAAATGCCATCCCCTTCCAACACACACTAGGTCActcagaatatgaaaaaaacagcaaagaaaaaaaaacaacaagtaCCTTAGAGTAGAAAAACCTGTTTAGGAGGCAGAGGACTGTTTCCTTTGGAACTCGTGATGGAGTGAAACGCACTAAATGGAGGCTAGAGATTCACAGCAGCAAACACTGACTTAACTGCTGGTTGCTTTAATTGCACTCCTCACCCTCCCTAAATTTTTGACTCATACTAAACCATCACTTCTGTGTGCTAATCCAGCagaaaacacttcctttttttttttttcttttttgtgtaaCTGAGTTAGTCCTCTACCAGTTCAATATCCAACGACTTTCAAGTGTCTAAAGAATAGTGTAACCAGCAGAGGATATGACAGGGCAGAACTCCAGCCACCAGCAAGTGCACCTTCTGTAGAACTGCACCCCACACCTCAaacctttctggttttgtttagtCTCAGATTCTTGCATGTTCCCCTCCCTAGTCTATTCTAAGTTTTGCTGATATACCATTTTTCGTTCATATTtgcctttctgctgtgctgtaaAACTATCACAAACACGGAGAACCAGAGCAGCAACACGAGTACGTGAGGTTTCCACACAGTGTCAAGTGATTCCTTCCAGTTTAACATCTCTCCGGGCTTGCCTGCACCCCGGGTAAAGCCACTGACAGCTGCCAGGGACGACAGACGAAAGGCAAACCAGACAATGACAGCGACCCACCCatgtcctgctgtgccagctaTACCAGGGATGCGGGACATTCGAGTATCTGGAAAGAGAAGCACCGCGCGCCTACGGCGGCACGAGTAGGAGCAGCACGCAGTGACAAATGACagctcttcctcccttccccgAGACTCCCAGCCATGCTGCTCGAGGGGTGACGGcctcttcccacagctctgaTCCCCCACTGGCAGCTGCCGGGGCCCGCTGGAGGTACGGCGGGCAGCTCCCGACACACGGCGGTGTCACCGTACCACCACCCGCCCCCCGGTGCCGCACCTGGTCATGCGGGGGCTCCAGGACACCGTGACAGCCTCCAGCTTCCTCCAGAAGAGCGTCTGGTTGAAGTGCACGAACAGGCCGTGCACGTCGGGGCTGGGGTCCAGCAGCTCCCACGCCTCGTCCACCACCGACATCGGGCGGGGGGACGCGCGGTACGGCGGGACATCGGAGcgttttgctgctgctgctgccgctgccgccTCCTCCGCTGCCGCCTCCTCCGCTGCCGCTGCCTTatcctcctcttcccactccCTCTGGAGCTTGAGCGCAAACAAGAAATCCTCATCCTCCATCTCGGGCATAGCTTCCGCCATGCTGATGAGTCATGCGCCGGGAAACGGCGGCGTTCCGGCGCACGCGCAGCAGCGATCCATGGAATGCCGCCCCGTCCTTCCCCAATGCGCACGCGCCGGGATCCCCCCGCTCGACCCCGTCCGAGGGCGGTGCGTCCCCACGCGTCACCCTCGGCGGCCGCTCCCACTggccgggccgggctgtgcTGCGCGGCGCAGGCGCGGCGCTCTCcctggcggcggcggcagcggaggcggcggcggcggggaggcgggtgccgggcggcgggagcggcgggaccATGGCGCTGTCGCTGGgcgagggcggcggcggcgggagccggtTGCGGCGGCAGCTGGAGTCGGGCGGCTTCGCGGCGGGGGAGTACGTGAAGCAGCTGTCGCAGCAGTCGGACGGCGATCGGGACCTGCAGGAGCACCGGCAGCGCATCCAGGCGCTGAGCGAGGAGACCGCGCAGAGCCTGAAGCGCAACGTGTACCAGAACTACCGGCAGTTCATCGAGACGGCGCGGGAGATCAGCTACCTGGAGAGCGAGATGTACCAGCTCAGCCACATCCTCACCGAGCAGAAGGGCATCATGGAGGCCGTCACCCAggccctgctcctccaggccGACCGCGACGACCCCGCGCTGggcgcccgccgcgccgccgccgccgacCCCTTCCTGCCGCTGTCGGCCAAGGATGCGGCGGCCAGCGAGGAGGGGCGGCAGCGCAccctcaccaccctcctggAGAAGGTGGAGGGCTGCCGCGACCTCCTGCCTGAGAGCCCTGGCAAGTACCTGGTGTACAACGGGGACCTGGTGGAGTACGACGCGGACCACATGGCGCAGATCCAGCGGGTCCATGCCTTCCTCATGAACGACTGCCTGCTCGTGGCCACCGCGCTGCCCAACCGGCGCGGTGCCTACCGCTACGACGCCCTGTACCCCCTCGACGGGCTGGCTGTGGTCAACGTCAAGGACAACCCGCCCATGAAGGACATGTTCAAGCTGCTCATGTTCCCTGAGAGCCGCATCTTTCAGGCTGAAAACGCCAAGATCAAGAAGGAgtggctggaggtgctggaggagacCAAGCGCAACCGGGCCCTCAGCGAGAAGCGGCGCCTGGAGCAGGAGGCCCTGCCCCGGCCTGCCCCAACACCCCCCGAATCCACCAACCCCTTcgatgaggatgaggaggaagaggaggaggaagagcccTCTGCTGAGGAGGAGGTTGTAGACCTCTCACTTGAGTGGatccaggagctgcctgaggaCCTGGATGTCTGCATTGCACAGCGGGACTTCGAGGGGGCAGTGGACCTCTTGGATAAACTCAATGAGTACCTGGGGGACAAGCCTGTGAGCCAGCCCGTGAAGGAGCTGCGGGCCAAGGTCGACGAGCGGGTCCGGCAGCTCACAGACGTGCTGGTGTTCGAGCTGTCTCCAGACCGGTCGCTGCGAGGAGGGCCACGGGCCACCCGCCgagctgtgtcccagctcaTTCGCCTGGGACAGTCCACCAAGGCCTGTGAGCTCTTCTTGAAGAACCGGGCAGCCGCGGTGCAGACGGCCATCCGACAGCTGCGCATCGAGGGTGCCACGCTGCTCTACATCCACAAGCTCTGCCACGTCTTCTTCACCAGCCTTCTAGAGACGGCCAGAGAGTTTGAGACGGACTTCGCTGGCAACAACGGCTGCTACTCGGCCTTCGTTGTCTGGGCCCGCTCTTCCATGAGGATGTTTGTCGATGCCTTCAGTAAGCAAGTATTTGATAGCAAAGAGAGTTTGTCAACTGCAGCAGAGTGCGTCAAGGTAAGAGGTTCCAAGAGGGTGGTGGGACACGAAAGTCAAAACAAAGGCTGCAAAGCTTTAAATCATCTTTTCTAACCCGAGTTTAGCTATTGACTCTTAAGCAGGTCTCCAGAGATGTTTCCTGCGTTGAAAGGTTAATATTCATTTGAggttagtttggtttttttcaatttaacaGAGGAAGGCGTTaagattaaaaatacacagcaaGAAAAACCTTACCTTTAttggaaatgcaaaatatgtttATTCTTAATTTGCCTTTAACCAGTAGGAGATCCTAAAGTTTAGATGAGTTATATTTGAATTATAAGTACATCAAgactttctctttgttttccaaggGTGTCCTGGACtacatttccatattttttggCAAGACTAACTTTTTCAGGTTATGGGTGTGTGAGCGGGTTATAATGCAATTGTGCAGAGTATTTTTGCAGTCAGGGTTTATCTTTCAGTTATTACTTTCTCATTAATAAGGAGATTCTTAAAGCACGGGAAACATGTGAAGTATGAATAACACTTCTCACTTTTCTGACAATGATAAATTTGATAAACTGGTAAGACATAAAAGGGGCCTGCACACTAATAACATCCTTTGCTTTTCGTTAATACCCAAGGTAGCTAAAGAGCACTGCAAGCAGCTTAGCGAGATTGGACTGGATCTCACCTTTATCATTCATGCCC contains these protein-coding regions:
- the SPRTN gene encoding sprT-like domain-containing protein Spartan, with the protein product MAEAMPEMEDEDFLFALKLQREWEEEDKAAAAEEAAAEEAAAAAAAAKRSDVPPYRASPRPMSVVDEAWELLDPSPDVHGLFVHFNQTLFWRKLEAVTVSWSPRMTSSAGICTYHEKSGLCSIRLSEPLLKLRPRKDLVETLLHEMIHALLFVTHNYKDRESHGPEFCKHMHRINRLTGAHVTIYHNFYDEVDVYRQHWWRCNGPCQNRGPYFGYVKRSMNRAPSAHDLWWDDHQKTCGGTFTKVKEPEKFSKKSKHKTETAKLPHFKSKNKGKTQMHGTQDLMPFSGMGYRLGGGDNVLSEKDTNASSSIGNSEAHGSQHHSAVRTRPIPKNEIKFEKLPHSGIFPLHTDDASEKINLTLKHEFPKLSVANTEDYENDSGLPARMAHIRELKSNQGSANNKRALPSPSRPPKQICLEQTTTAQVASEKKSLECVNTPQQWPKMEDKTAFEKYFIKKGGTGVTSSINTTMKTKAEFTQSSASSSNPVRQDKNVSCPVCETEVLESKINEHLDSCLA
- the EXOC8 gene encoding exocyst complex component 8 — protein: MALSLGEGGGGGSRLRRQLESGGFAAGEYVKQLSQQSDGDRDLQEHRQRIQALSEETAQSLKRNVYQNYRQFIETAREISYLESEMYQLSHILTEQKGIMEAVTQALLLQADRDDPALGARRAAAADPFLPLSAKDAAASEEGRQRTLTTLLEKVEGCRDLLPESPGKYLVYNGDLVEYDADHMAQIQRVHAFLMNDCLLVATALPNRRGAYRYDALYPLDGLAVVNVKDNPPMKDMFKLLMFPESRIFQAENAKIKKEWLEVLEETKRNRALSEKRRLEQEALPRPAPTPPESTNPFDEDEEEEEEEEPSAEEEVVDLSLEWIQELPEDLDVCIAQRDFEGAVDLLDKLNEYLGDKPVSQPVKELRAKVDERVRQLTDVLVFELSPDRSLRGGPRATRRAVSQLIRLGQSTKACELFLKNRAAAVQTAIRQLRIEGATLLYIHKLCHVFFTSLLETAREFETDFAGNNGCYSAFVVWARSSMRMFVDAFSKQVFDSKESLSTAAECVKVAKEHCKQLSEIGLDLTFIIHALLVKDIKGALQSYKDIIIEATKHRNSEEMWRKMNLMTPEALGKLREEMRSCGVGNFDQYTGDDCWVNLSYTVVAFTKQTMAFLEEALKLYFPELHMVLLESLVEIILVAVQHVDYSLRCEQDPEKKAFIRQNASFLYETVLPVVEKRFEEGVGKPAKQLQDLRNASRLMRVNPESTTSVV